The Tigriopus californicus strain San Diego chromosome 5, Tcal_SD_v2.1, whole genome shotgun sequence genome includes a region encoding these proteins:
- the LOC131880261 gene encoding NADH dehydrogenase [ubiquinone] 1 beta subcomplex subunit 10-like, protein MVSSSSSSSETEGSSLSGTPPKPHPMSTLLGYNPESVLDRVAYRAFSIFLGPAKFIADLTDKPQREQYPWYHRRFQRVPTIDECYTDDNVCRFEANQQFIRDRQVDRAILNILQNRFWNCCSHNMGKEFAAADPRSPCYQLKQDHATATTNYYIKYGDTSVQAKAEDMLMKQKHRMMWERRHGPVGSGKRVVAEQE, encoded by the exons ATGgtctcgtcgtcgtcgtcgtcttccgAGACGGAGGGCTCGTCTTTGTCGGGCACTCCGCCCAAACCGCACCCCATGTCGACGTTGTTGGGTTACAATCCGGAGAGTGTCTTGGATCGGGTGGCTTATCGTGCCTTCAGCATCTTTTTGGGACCGGCCAAGTTCATCGCCGATCTCACGGACAAGCCTCAGCGGGAACAATACCCCTG GTATCATCGGCGGTTCCAACGGGTGCCCACCATCGATGAATGCTACACGGATGACAACGTGTGTCGCTTCGAGGCCAATCAGCAATTCATCCGGGACCGCCAAGTAGATCGAGCCATTCTGAACATCCTCCAAAATCGCTTCTGGAATTGCTGTTCCCATAACATGGGAAAAGAATTTGCGGCCGCCGATCCTCGATCCCCATGCTACCAACTCAAG CAAGACCATGCCACCGCCACGACGAACTATTACATCAAATATGGAGATACGTCTGTTCAGGCCAAAGCTGAGGATATGTTGATGAAGCAGAAACACCGAATGATGTGGGAAAGACGCCATGGACCCGTGGGAAGTGGCAAGAGGGTGGTGGCCGAACAGGAGTGA
- the LOC131881116 gene encoding uncharacterized protein LOC131881116: MSFHGSSSAGFSGLVILLLVVAGMLCGVQSLGCYVCQSIDGDNPYCEDPFNATYPNGTQDFFRDDCRAGRKHRNGLFPATACVKVRGTYWHSGETLVIRTCAVDSNSLTTDTEIARVEHSCGLFDFVANATDDPDKVHRLSGCIDVCDNADGCNLSVSLTPSLILLITVLVHGSLQL; encoded by the exons ATGTCTTTTCATGGCTCATCCTCGGCAGGCTTTAGTGGCTTGGTAATCCTTTTGTTGGTGGTGGCAGGCATGTTGTGTG GCGTTCAAAGCCTGGGGTGTTATGTGTGTCAATCCATCGATGGCGACAATCCCTATTGTGAGGATCCATTCAACGCCACTTATCCTAATGGCACGCAGGATTTCTTCCGAGACGATTGTCGCGCAGGGCGAAAACATCGAAATGGACTTTTTCCGGCCACCGCCTGCGTCAAAGTCAGGGGAACTTATT GGCATAGTGGAGAGACCTTGGTGATTCGGACCTGTGCCGTGGACAGTAACTCGTTGACGACTGACACAGAGATTGCTCGGGTTGAGCATTCTTGTGGTCTCTTTGATTTCGTGGCTAATGCCACTGATGATCCTGATAAAGTCCATCGACTCTCAGGCTGCATCGACGTGTGTGACAATGCCGATGGGTGCAATTTGTCCGTGTCACTCACTCCTTCCTTAATACTACTCATAACAGTGCTGGTTCATGGCTCTCTACAGCTTTGA
- the LOC131881113 gene encoding uncharacterized protein LOC131881113: MRTHLIIGAFLCACLLITRVNARAQMVMMGSFMEPRMNPDDPTPAEVLMVSMSPQQREMFRHNEETRKKYMSIMKSGQRDRARQLTAQEMFLKYEYEQSSLNLGGEPVIRGNRQLFPSDGVPESKQYISVPKYKSKMSPVLSSRKPFQGKSVSETPLAEPAPESQNQAQLIKPQVKLNTETNMSIQKDQKRLHQLEFQKGGQEHEPKAIPNQPSLESKNRDQSPLAIFYRDPSQDSTSDSELVSNQGGTQDQGGQESITIDLITSQVTTNINPIEEVENVGHIPQTQGENKEESEVYYKDAEGEEEPVYYYKDFPQSSSGSVEAKDFKNSLGPNSNQASLDSNSQFVITTKSAGEVKLSDQLLAEDPNNILKNLDLSPPDPFVFQPVDLTGPNKKIKKVRKIRVDKNGNRIEVDPNTPQKTNLNGNLVESLTSDNQLNVFEFEFQGNEDDTGVIQTIEIEGPVDYEFNYVVDLINSGFFTQEEAQALGGNTEGNFQVQDGGKTQEVDYNVSPESGFVADTFWELNSK, encoded by the coding sequence ATGAGGACCCATCTCATTATTGGAGCTTTCCTATGTGCTTGCCTTTTGATCACAAGGGTCAATGCCCGGGCCCAAATGGTAATGATGGGGTCCTTCATGGAGCCACGCATGAACCCGGACGATCCAACGCCCGCCGAAGTATTGATGGTGAGCATGAGTCCTCAGCAACGTGAAATGTTTCGACACAATGAAGAGAcccgaaaaaaatatatgtctATTATGAAATCTGGGCAGCGCGACAGAGCGAGACAGCTGACTGCTCAAGAAATGTTTCTGAAGTACGAGTACGAGCAATCCAGTTTAAACCTCGGTGGTGAGCCCGTGATACGTGGAAATCGGCAACTCTTTCCATCAGATGGCGTACCAGAATCGAAGCAGTACATAAGTGTTCCAAAATACAAGTCAAAAATGTCCCCAGTTCTATCTTCAAGGAAGCCTTTCCAGGGAAAAAGTGTATCGGAAACTCCCTTGGCTGAACCGGCGCCAGAGAGTCAAAATCAAGCTCAACTGATAAAACCTCAAGTCAAGCTGAATACCGAAACAAACATGTCAATCCAAAAGGATCAGAAAAGATTGCATCAATTGGAATTCCAAAAGGGAGGTCAAGAACATGAACCCAAGGCAATACCGAATCAGCCGAGTCTTGAGTCAAAAAATCGTGACCAAAGCCCATTAGCCATCTTCTACCGCGATCCAAGCCAGGATTCCACCTCTGACAGTGAGTTGGTCTCCAACCAAGGCGGAACCCAGGACCAAGGTGGTCAAGAGTCGATCACGATTGATCTCATCACTTCTCAAGTTACTACAAATATCAATCCAATTGAAGAGGTCGAAAATGTTGGACATATTCCACAAACACAAGGGGAAAACAAGGAAGAATCCGAGGTGTACTACAAAGACGCAGAAGGTGAGGAAGAACCTGTGTATTATTACAAGGATTTTCCCCAGTCTTCTAGCGGTTCTGTGGAAGCTAAGGATTTCAAGAACTCCCTTGGTCCAAATAGTAATCAAGCCTCGTTAGATTCCAACTCCCAATTTGTCATCACTACAAAGAGTGCTGGAGAAGTGAAGTTAAGCGACCAACTATTGGCTGAGGATCCTAACAACATCCTAAAGAATTTGGATTTGAGCCCACCAGATCCATTTGTCTTCCAACCTGTTGATCTCACCGGCCCCaataaaaagatcaagaaggtTCGGAAGATCAGAGTGGATAAAAACGGGAATCGGATTGAAGTGGATCCAAACACGCCGcaaaagacaaatttgaatggGAATCTGGTGGAGTCTCTTACCTCGGATAACCAactgaatgtttttgaattcgAGTTCCAAGGCAACGAGGATGATACTGGCGTAATCCAAACTATAGAGATAGAGGGTCCAGTTGACTATGAGTTCAATTACGTGGTAGATCTCATCAACAGTGGTTTCTTCACCCAAGAGGAAGCTCAAGCTCTTGGAGGGAATACCGAAGGCAATTTCCAAGTTCAAGATGGGGGCAAAACTCAAGAAGTGGATTACAATGTGTCTCCAGAATCTGGATTTGTCGCTGATACCTTCTGGGAgcttaattcaaaatga